From a single Marinobacter sp. SS13-12 genomic region:
- the ychF gene encoding redox-regulated ATPase YchF, translating to MGFNCGIVGLPNVGKSTLFNALTKSGIGAENFPFCTIEPNAGVVAMPDPRLNKLAEIVKPEKVVATTMEFVDIAGLVEGASKGEGLGNQFLANIRQTDAIAHVVRCFEDGNVIHVSNKIDPASDIEVINTELALADLETVEKAIKRVQRVAKSGDKEAKAQLEMFEKLMPVLNEGKPVRSMNLDKDQMALIRELCLLTVKPTMYIANVSEDGFENNPHLDTVRKIAESENAVVVPICNKMEAEISELEDDEKSMFLEEMGMDEPGLDRVIRGGYGLLNLQTYFTAGVKEVRAWTVKVGATAPQAAGVIHTDFERGFIRAEVVSYEDFVKYNGEAGAKDAGKWRLEGKEYIVQDGDVIHFRFNV from the coding sequence ATGGGATTTAACTGCGGCATCGTAGGCCTGCCGAACGTCGGCAAATCCACCCTGTTCAACGCGCTGACCAAATCCGGCATTGGCGCCGAAAACTTTCCCTTCTGCACCATCGAGCCCAACGCTGGCGTGGTTGCCATGCCTGATCCGCGCCTGAACAAGCTCGCCGAGATCGTGAAGCCGGAAAAAGTGGTCGCAACGACCATGGAGTTTGTCGACATTGCAGGCCTGGTAGAGGGCGCCTCCAAGGGTGAAGGCCTGGGCAACCAGTTTCTGGCCAACATCCGTCAGACCGATGCCATCGCCCACGTGGTGCGCTGCTTTGAAGACGGCAACGTTATTCACGTGTCCAACAAGATCGATCCGGCCTCGGACATCGAGGTGATCAACACCGAGTTGGCGCTGGCCGACCTGGAAACCGTCGAGAAAGCCATCAAGCGGGTCCAGCGGGTCGCCAAGAGCGGCGACAAGGAAGCCAAGGCGCAACTGGAGATGTTCGAGAAGTTGATGCCAGTGCTGAACGAAGGCAAGCCGGTGCGCAGCATGAACCTGGACAAGGATCAGATGGCACTGATCCGCGAGCTGTGCCTGCTTACCGTGAAGCCGACCATGTATATCGCCAACGTCAGCGAAGACGGCTTTGAGAACAATCCTCACCTGGATACGGTGCGCAAAATCGCCGAATCCGAAAACGCGGTGGTAGTCCCCATCTGCAACAAGATGGAAGCCGAGATCTCCGAACTGGAAGACGATGAAAAGTCGATGTTCCTGGAAGAAATGGGCATGGACGAACCGGGCCTGGACCGGGTGATCCGCGGCGGCTACGGCCTGCTGAACCTGCAGACCTACTTCACCGCCGGGGTGAAGGAAGTCCGTGCCTGGACCGTGAAAGTCGGTGCAACCGCCCCCCAGGCCGCCGGCGTCATCCACACCGACTTCGAGCGTGGCTTCATCCGCGCCGAAGTGGTGAGCTACGAAGACTTCGTCAAGTACAACGGCGAAGCCGGCGCCAAGGATGCCGGCAAGTGGCGCCTGGAAGGCAAGGAATACATCGTTCAGGACGGCGACGTCATCCACTTCCGGTTCAACGTGTAA
- the pth gene encoding aminoacyl-tRNA hydrolase, with protein MAQDILMVVGLGNPGPDYANTRHNAGALFVEALAREAGQTLRPEKKYHGLYARIQMQGLDLHLLNPSTYMNRSGLSIKALADFFKIQPEQILVAHDELDLPPGTAKLKKGGGHGGHNGLRDTIAHLGTNDFQRLRIGIGHPGDSRQVTGYVLGRLGKRETEELNAVIDEIIRVLPDAASGKLSAAMNRLHSFKPTP; from the coding sequence ATGGCACAGGATATTCTCATGGTGGTGGGGCTGGGTAACCCCGGCCCCGACTATGCGAATACCCGCCATAACGCCGGCGCCCTGTTCGTCGAAGCGCTGGCCCGTGAAGCGGGCCAGACGCTCCGCCCCGAAAAGAAGTACCACGGGCTCTATGCCCGCATTCAAATGCAGGGTCTGGACCTGCACCTGTTGAATCCCTCCACCTATATGAACCGCAGCGGCCTCTCCATCAAGGCACTGGCGGACTTTTTCAAGATTCAGCCCGAACAGATTCTGGTTGCCCACGATGAGCTCGACCTCCCCCCCGGCACTGCCAAACTCAAGAAAGGCGGCGGCCACGGCGGACACAACGGCTTGCGGGACACCATTGCCCACCTGGGCACCAACGACTTCCAGCGACTGCGCATCGGCATCGGCCACCCCGGCGACAGCCGCCAGGTAACCGGCTACGTACTCGGCCGCCTCGGCAAGCGGGAAACCGAAGAACTCAACGCCGTGATCGACGAGATCATCCGCGTGCTGCCGGATGCGGCCAGCGGCAAACTCTCAGCTGCCATGAACCGGCTCCATAGTTTCAAGCCGACCCCCTGA
- a CDS encoding 50S ribosomal protein L25/general stress protein Ctc: MSQEFLIEAFPRGDQGRGASRRLRREERKIPAIVYGGKKEAVSISIWHNELKKALENEAFFSHVLTIELDGKKESVILKDLQRHPYKPLLTHADFLRVDKDHEIHVNVPLHFLNEESAPAIKLQGGVAHHQINEVEVICLPQNLPEFIEVDMSEVEMDQVIHLSDLKLSKGVRIAALLQGEDHDLPVVAIHKPRAAKTEDTGEGEEGEAGEEGEDKE, from the coding sequence ATGTCTCAGGAATTTCTTATTGAAGCATTTCCTCGTGGCGATCAGGGGAGAGGTGCGAGCCGCCGCCTGCGTCGTGAGGAACGGAAAATTCCCGCCATCGTCTATGGCGGCAAAAAAGAAGCCGTTTCTATCTCCATCTGGCACAACGAGCTGAAAAAAGCTCTGGAGAACGAAGCCTTCTTCTCTCACGTTCTGACCATCGAACTGGACGGCAAGAAAGAAAGCGTGATCCTGAAAGATCTGCAGCGTCACCCGTACAAGCCGCTGCTGACCCACGCCGACTTCCTGCGCGTCGACAAGGATCACGAGATCCACGTCAACGTACCGCTGCACTTCCTGAACGAAGAGTCTGCACCGGCCATCAAGCTCCAGGGCGGCGTTGCTCACCACCAGATCAACGAAGTGGAAGTCATCTGTCTGCCGCAGAACCTGCCAGAGTTCATTGAAGTTGATATGAGCGAAGTGGAAATGGATCAGGTTATTCACCTGAGCGATCTGAAGCTGTCCAAAGGCGTTCGTATCGCTGCACTGCTGCAGGGTGAAGATCACGATCTGCCCGTAGTGGCAATCCACAAGCCTCGCGCTGCCAAGACCGAAGATACCGGTGAAGGCGAAGAAGGCGAAGCAGGTGAAGAAGGCGAAGACAAGGAGTAA
- a CDS encoding ribose-phosphate diphosphokinase: MSKLMIFTGNANPELAKAIAQKLHIPMGQATVGTFSDGETTVEINENVRGHDVFIIQPTCNPTNDNLMELIVMADALRRASATRVTAVIPYYGYARQDRRVRSTRVAISAKVVADMISNIGVDRVLTLDLHADQIQGFFDIPVDNIYATPVMLEDIEKQRFENFVVVSPDVGGVVRARAVAKRLDDADLAIIDKRRPKANVSQVMHIIGDVKDKTCILVDDIIDTAGTLCKAANALKEHGASKVVAYITHPVLSGPAVDNLNASELDELVVCDTIPLGDKARNCDKIRILSMAGLLAESIRRVSNEESISAMFENA; encoded by the coding sequence GTGTCCAAACTGATGATTTTTACCGGCAACGCCAATCCCGAGCTTGCCAAGGCCATCGCCCAGAAACTCCACATCCCCATGGGCCAGGCCACCGTTGGAACGTTCAGCGACGGTGAAACCACTGTCGAAATCAATGAAAACGTTCGCGGGCATGATGTCTTTATCATCCAGCCCACCTGCAACCCCACCAACGACAACCTGATGGAACTGATCGTGATGGCTGACGCCCTGCGTCGTGCCTCCGCCACCCGGGTTACCGCGGTTATCCCCTACTACGGCTACGCCCGTCAGGACCGCCGCGTTCGTTCCACCCGTGTTGCCATCAGCGCGAAAGTGGTTGCAGACATGATCTCCAATATTGGCGTTGACAGGGTTCTGACACTGGACCTGCACGCCGACCAGATCCAGGGCTTCTTCGACATTCCGGTGGATAACATCTACGCCACGCCGGTGATGCTCGAGGATATCGAAAAGCAGCGTTTCGAAAACTTTGTTGTGGTATCCCCTGACGTGGGCGGCGTTGTTCGTGCCCGCGCCGTGGCCAAGCGCCTGGACGATGCCGACCTGGCCATCATCGACAAGCGTCGCCCGAAAGCCAATGTATCCCAGGTCATGCACATTATCGGTGATGTGAAAGACAAGACCTGTATCCTGGTGGACGACATCATCGATACCGCCGGCACTCTGTGCAAAGCCGCCAATGCTCTGAAAGAGCACGGGGCCTCCAAAGTGGTCGCCTATATCACACACCCCGTCCTGTCCGGACCGGCTGTTGACAACCTCAACGCTTCCGAACTGGACGAGCTGGTTGTCTGTGACACCATCCCGTTGGGTGACAAAGCGCGCAATTGTGATAAGATCCGCATCCTCAGTATGGCTGGGCTGCTTGCAGAATCCATTCGTCGCGTCAGCAACGAAGAGTCTATCAGCGCGATGTTCGAGAACGCCTGA
- the ispE gene encoding 4-(cytidine 5'-diphospho)-2-C-methyl-D-erythritol kinase, with protein sequence MTRLALPSPAKLNLFLHILGRRPDGYHELQTLFQFLDYGDTITLTPRTDDRIVLEQSVPGVADEDNLVLRAARQLAATANNPVAGVSIAIDKILPMGGGLGGGSSNAATTLLGLNHLWGLDRSLDELAELGLALGADIPVFVRGHSAWGEGVGERLTDANPPEDWFVVIKPPCDISTKEIFSEQGLTRDTPGIKIAPAFEGDASRYRNDCEDVVRRLYPEVHQSLEWLAQFGPARLTGTGACIFGRFPTESAARIIWESKPSGITGFVAQGVNISPLHKKLTELK encoded by the coding sequence GTGACCCGCCTGGCATTACCCTCCCCGGCAAAGCTGAACCTGTTCCTGCACATCCTTGGTCGCCGGCCCGATGGCTACCACGAACTGCAGACCCTGTTTCAGTTTCTGGATTATGGCGACACGATCACCCTGACGCCCCGCACGGATGACCGGATCGTGCTCGAGCAATCCGTGCCCGGCGTAGCCGACGAAGACAACCTGGTCCTCCGCGCAGCCCGACAACTCGCGGCAACGGCCAACAACCCGGTTGCCGGCGTCAGCATCGCCATCGACAAAATACTGCCCATGGGCGGCGGCCTGGGTGGCGGCAGCTCCAATGCCGCCACCACGCTACTGGGGCTGAATCACCTGTGGGGTCTCGACCGCTCTCTCGACGAGCTGGCCGAGCTTGGACTGGCCCTGGGCGCCGATATCCCGGTATTCGTTCGTGGCCACTCAGCGTGGGGTGAAGGCGTGGGTGAACGGCTTACCGACGCCAACCCTCCGGAAGACTGGTTTGTGGTTATAAAACCACCGTGCGATATAAGCACTAAAGAGATTTTTTCCGAGCAAGGGTTGACAAGGGATACCCCCGGAATCAAAATAGCGCCCGCTTTTGAGGGAGACGCCTCGAGGTACCGAAACGACTGTGAGGATGTAGTTCGAAGACTGTATCCTGAGGTTCATCAAAGCCTGGAGTGGCTTGCACAATTCGGACCTGCAAGATTAACCGGAACCGGGGCTTGCATATTTGGACGTTTCCCGACAGAATCCGCAGCCCGGATTATCTGGGAAAGCAAACCCTCCGGCATCACGGGGTTCGTAGCTCAAGGGGTGAACATTTCACCACTTCACAAAAAGCTGACAGAGCTGAAATGA
- the lolB gene encoding lipoprotein insertase outer membrane protein LolB — protein sequence MRFHAIALTLAALILGGCTSLQVDPLPEGLTEQPPADWSTTSAQRDQFRHWELTGKLAVRQPSDSGTAVINYWKQDQEAYELALSSSFLGMGRTTLEGMPGFIELTLPDGERYQSGDPEALVNAATGWQLPINSLAWWIRGLPGPEGDFRLFFDDQDRLAVIRQLGWEIRYDRWQTFINDYPPLPARITAVKGKKRVRLVVTTWHQTDGDGR from the coding sequence GTGAGATTTCACGCGATTGCTCTGACGCTCGCCGCCCTGATTCTGGGTGGCTGTACTTCCCTGCAGGTTGACCCGCTGCCCGAAGGCCTGACCGAGCAGCCACCGGCGGACTGGAGCACAACCAGCGCTCAACGCGACCAGTTCCGGCACTGGGAACTGACGGGCAAACTGGCTGTCCGCCAACCCTCGGACAGCGGTACTGCCGTGATCAACTATTGGAAACAGGACCAGGAAGCCTACGAACTGGCTCTGTCCTCGTCCTTCCTCGGCATGGGCCGCACTACCCTTGAGGGCATGCCCGGCTTTATCGAACTCACGCTTCCGGACGGCGAGCGGTACCAGTCCGGCGATCCGGAAGCCCTGGTCAATGCCGCCACCGGCTGGCAACTGCCGATCAACAGCCTGGCCTGGTGGATAAGGGGCCTGCCCGGCCCTGAAGGTGATTTCCGGTTGTTCTTTGACGATCAGGACCGGCTGGCCGTCATCCGCCAGCTGGGCTGGGAAATCCGCTACGACCGCTGGCAAACGTTCATCAACGATTATCCGCCCCTGCCGGCCCGGATCACCGCAGTCAAGGGCAAGAAACGCGTAAGGCTGGTAGTGACCACCTGGCACCAGACGGATGGAGACGGCCGGTGA
- a CDS encoding tetratricopeptide repeat protein produces the protein MQKSALLLVTCLFGLSLSGCAFLQGDQEQQPDTSPENTENTGPSAEKNQEPEIRYADFEPEVLYLLLSGEIAAQRGRFDVTLVNYMKAAQQSRDKAVIERTMRIAQSLNADNAQKKLATLWLDVDPDNMQAHRISAIQAVKNNDLETALGHMERIMDLGGDADFDSLAAMAGNLPPEQQQELLQLYRQMEQRHPGNAELQYSIALLLKVTGEPQQALDKLTPLLNDEPDFQPALVLKGDLLYQAGEKRKALDHLLRHTRRFPDNRQMGTLYGRMLIGEGELQAAQDEFSRLVRRFPNVPGLRLSHALVALENGQSALAEEELTRLIEQGHHTDEAHYYLGRIADEEDNTEQAIGFYNNVEKGNYYFPALARASELMAEQGDLDEALAAIQQLRENNPAQEENFHLLEINLLLDREENEQALKAANKALEDYPDNIRIRYARAMLLDSMGDSAQAEADLRQIIDEQPQNAVALNALGYIITTRSNRYAEARDYIERALEIDPENPAILDSMGWVLYQQGDTEKALEYLSRAWEAYADPEVAAHFGEVLWQTGEEEQARIIWEEGFEQDPDHPILIETVERLTGEQSP, from the coding sequence ATGCAAAAGTCCGCATTACTGCTTGTTACCTGCCTGTTCGGGCTTTCCCTGTCCGGCTGCGCTTTTCTCCAGGGTGATCAGGAACAGCAACCCGACACGTCGCCGGAAAATACCGAAAACACCGGGCCTTCGGCGGAAAAGAATCAGGAACCGGAAATCCGCTACGCTGATTTCGAGCCTGAAGTGCTCTACCTGCTCCTGTCCGGCGAGATAGCCGCCCAACGCGGGCGCTTTGACGTCACTCTTGTCAATTACATGAAAGCGGCCCAGCAGTCCCGCGACAAGGCAGTGATCGAAAGAACCATGCGCATTGCCCAGTCCCTCAACGCCGACAACGCCCAGAAGAAGCTGGCCACACTGTGGCTGGATGTGGACCCGGACAACATGCAGGCGCACCGGATCTCGGCCATCCAGGCGGTAAAGAACAACGATCTGGAGACTGCCCTGGGGCACATGGAGCGCATCATGGACCTGGGTGGTGATGCAGACTTTGACAGCCTCGCAGCCATGGCGGGCAACCTGCCGCCCGAACAACAGCAGGAGCTGCTCCAGCTCTACCGGCAAATGGAACAACGACACCCGGGCAATGCGGAACTTCAGTACAGCATCGCCCTGCTGTTGAAAGTTACCGGCGAACCCCAGCAGGCCCTGGATAAACTGACTCCCCTGCTGAACGATGAGCCCGACTTCCAGCCCGCCCTGGTTCTTAAAGGAGACCTGCTCTACCAGGCCGGCGAGAAGCGCAAGGCACTCGACCACCTTCTGCGTCACACCCGGCGCTTCCCCGACAACCGCCAGATGGGCACTCTTTATGGCCGCATGCTGATCGGCGAAGGTGAGCTGCAGGCAGCCCAGGACGAATTCAGCCGGCTGGTCAGGCGCTTCCCCAATGTACCCGGCCTACGCCTTTCCCACGCGCTTGTGGCGCTTGAGAACGGCCAGAGCGCCCTGGCAGAGGAAGAACTGACCCGGCTGATCGAACAGGGCCACCATACCGATGAAGCCCATTATTACCTGGGCCGGATTGCCGACGAGGAGGACAACACCGAGCAGGCCATCGGCTTCTACAACAACGTGGAGAAAGGTAATTATTACTTCCCCGCCCTGGCACGGGCGAGCGAACTCATGGCGGAGCAGGGCGATCTTGACGAGGCACTGGCCGCAATACAACAGCTGAGGGAGAACAACCCGGCGCAGGAAGAGAACTTCCACCTGCTGGAAATCAACCTGCTACTGGACAGGGAGGAAAACGAGCAGGCACTGAAGGCGGCCAACAAGGCCCTGGAAGACTACCCGGACAATATTCGCATCCGCTATGCGCGCGCCATGCTGCTGGACTCCATGGGCGATTCGGCGCAGGCGGAGGCAGACCTGAGACAGATCATTGACGAGCAGCCACAGAATGCGGTTGCGCTTAATGCCCTGGGTTACATCATCACTACCCGCTCGAATCGCTACGCGGAAGCCAGGGATTATATTGAGCGGGCGCTGGAAATTGACCCGGAAAACCCTGCCATCCTCGACAGCATGGGCTGGGTACTCTATCAGCAGGGTGACACCGAAAAAGCCCTTGAGTACCTTTCTCGCGCCTGGGAAGCCTATGCCGACCCGGAGGTGGCCGCCCACTTCGGCGAAGTACTCTGGCAGACCGGCGAAGAGGAACAGGCCCGCATCATCTGGGAAGAAGGTTTCGAGCAGGACCCGGATCACCCGATACTGATCGAGACCGTTGAGAGGCTGACCGGAGAGCAATCCCCGTGA
- the hemA gene encoding glutamyl-tRNA reductase encodes MALVTLGINHRTAPVELRERVAFTPERMAEAFAELRATTGASEAAILSTCNRTELYLAGDDDCAPAVLRWLAGFHDMEAGDLEEVLYIYRDSEAVRHIMRVAAGLDSMVLGEPQILGQLKDAYALAREHNASGAFLSRLFEQTFSVAKRVRTQTAIGENPVSVAYAAVSMAHHIFADMSRNKALLIGAGKTIELVSRHLADAGVTNFLVANRTLERAQALAESRGGKGILLSEIPDHLADVDIIISSTASPLPILGKGAVERALKKRKHRPYFMVDIAVPRDIEPEVSSLADVYLYTVDDLRQVIEENVRSREGAAREAENLVTDGVQQFLSQLRALDAVSTLKQFRQRAETLRDAETEKAIRALRNGADPETVLRGMARGLTNKLLHEPSIQVRKATTEGRTEVTEWLRELHQLDALDADAPIIPEKL; translated from the coding sequence ATGGCACTGGTCACCCTCGGAATCAACCATCGTACCGCACCGGTCGAGTTGCGTGAGCGCGTCGCGTTCACTCCCGAGCGCATGGCTGAGGCCTTTGCCGAACTGCGAGCCACCACCGGGGCCAGTGAGGCCGCCATCCTTTCCACCTGCAATCGCACCGAGCTTTACCTTGCCGGGGACGACGATTGTGCGCCCGCCGTGCTGCGCTGGCTGGCCGGATTCCATGACATGGAGGCCGGGGATCTGGAAGAAGTGCTTTATATTTACCGGGACTCGGAGGCTGTGCGCCATATCATGCGGGTAGCGGCCGGCCTGGATTCCATGGTTCTTGGTGAACCCCAGATCCTGGGGCAGCTCAAGGATGCCTACGCCCTGGCCCGGGAGCATAACGCCAGCGGAGCCTTCCTGTCGCGCCTGTTCGAGCAGACCTTCTCCGTGGCCAAGCGGGTACGCACCCAGACTGCCATTGGCGAGAACCCGGTGTCTGTCGCTTACGCCGCCGTCAGCATGGCGCACCATATTTTTGCGGACATGTCCCGCAACAAGGCCCTGCTGATTGGTGCCGGCAAGACCATTGAACTGGTCTCCCGGCATCTGGCGGATGCCGGCGTAACGAATTTTCTTGTTGCCAACCGCACCCTGGAACGTGCCCAGGCGCTGGCGGAGTCCCGTGGCGGGAAGGGGATTCTGCTCTCGGAGATTCCCGACCACCTGGCCGACGTGGATATCATCATTTCTTCCACCGCCAGCCCCCTGCCGATTCTGGGCAAGGGCGCTGTGGAGCGGGCGCTGAAAAAACGCAAGCACCGCCCCTATTTCATGGTAGATATCGCGGTTCCCAGGGATATAGAGCCGGAAGTCAGCTCGCTTGCGGACGTTTACCTCTATACCGTCGATGACCTGCGTCAGGTTATTGAAGAGAACGTACGCTCCCGCGAAGGGGCGGCCCGGGAAGCAGAAAACCTGGTCACTGACGGTGTACAACAGTTCCTCAGCCAGCTGCGGGCGCTGGATGCGGTGTCTACGCTCAAGCAATTCCGTCAGCGCGCAGAAACCCTGCGTGACGCGGAAACCGAGAAGGCCATCCGCGCGCTGCGCAATGGTGCCGACCCGGAAACCGTCTTGCGGGGCATGGCCCGGGGGCTGACCAACAAGCTGCTCCACGAACCTTCCATCCAGGTCAGGAAGGCGACAACCGAAGGCAGAACGGAAGTCACCGAATGGCTCCGAGAGCTGCATCAGCTTGATGCGCTGGATGCCGACGCGCCCATCATCCCGGAAAAACTATGA
- the prfA gene encoding peptide chain release factor 1, which produces MKSSIQSRLEQLTDRFEEVSALLSDQGTIANQDKFRDLSREFAEIEPIVHCFQAWQKSREDISEAAELARDGDADMRAMAEEELSLAEQKSEELDEELQRLMLPKDPNDGKNVFLEIRAGTGGDEAAIFAGDLFRMYMRYAERKRWQVEVISENEGEHGGYKEIIARIAGSAVYGALKFESGAHRVQRVPETESQGRIHTSACTVAVMPEADEAEAVEINKSDLRVDTFRASGAGGQHVNKTDSAIRITHIPSGIVVECQEERSQHKNRSKAMSFLASRLQNEEIERQQKSMAATRKSLVGSGDRSERIRTYNFPQGRVTDHRINLTLYKLDEVMSGDLDAVIVPLQHEHQADLLASLADE; this is translated from the coding sequence ATGAAGTCATCGATTCAGTCACGCCTTGAGCAGCTCACCGACCGCTTCGAGGAAGTCAGTGCGTTGTTGAGTGATCAGGGCACTATCGCCAATCAGGACAAATTCCGGGATCTTTCCCGGGAGTTCGCGGAAATTGAGCCCATTGTTCACTGCTTTCAGGCCTGGCAGAAATCCCGCGAAGATATCAGTGAAGCGGCAGAGCTGGCCCGCGATGGTGATGCTGACATGCGTGCCATGGCGGAAGAGGAGCTGAGCCTTGCGGAACAGAAAAGCGAGGAACTGGACGAAGAGCTGCAGCGCCTGATGCTGCCCAAGGACCCCAACGACGGCAAGAACGTGTTCCTGGAAATCCGTGCCGGCACCGGTGGTGACGAGGCCGCTATCTTCGCAGGTGACCTGTTCAGGATGTACATGCGATACGCCGAGCGCAAGCGTTGGCAGGTGGAGGTCATCAGTGAAAACGAGGGAGAGCATGGTGGCTACAAGGAAATTATCGCCCGTATCGCTGGCAGTGCGGTCTATGGCGCCCTGAAGTTCGAGTCCGGCGCCCATCGTGTGCAACGGGTTCCGGAAACCGAGTCCCAGGGCCGTATCCACACCTCTGCCTGCACGGTGGCGGTGATGCCGGAAGCGGACGAGGCCGAGGCTGTGGAAATCAACAAATCCGACCTGAGGGTGGATACCTTCCGTGCCTCCGGTGCCGGCGGCCAGCACGTGAACAAGACCGATTCTGCCATTCGTATCACCCATATCCCCAGCGGTATTGTGGTGGAATGTCAGGAAGAACGCTCCCAGCACAAGAACCGCTCCAAGGCCATGAGTTTTCTGGCCTCCCGTCTCCAGAACGAGGAAATCGAGCGCCAGCAGAAATCCATGGCGGCCACCCGCAAGAGCCTGGTGGGCAGCGGTGACCGCTCCGAGCGCATTCGTACGTACAATTTTCCTCAGGGCCGGGTGACCGACCATCGCATCAACCTGACCCTGTACAAGCTGGACGAAGTGATGTCCGGTGACCTGGACGCGGTTATCGTGCCCCTGCAGCACGAACATCAGGCCGATTTGCTGGCTTCACTGGCTGATGAGTGA
- the prmC gene encoding peptide chain release factor N(5)-glutamine methyltransferase: MSDAPLSCEALLKQAADVIGGDTPRLDAELLLSDVTGWSRTTFRAWPERQVNVAEVARFCTLVEQRCEGRPVAHLLGEQEFWSLPLKVNPCTLIPRPDTECLVEAALALELPENAKVLDLGTGTGAIALALASERPGWQVSASDAITEAVELAAENATRLGLPVTVRQSNWFADLPAGCFDLIVSNPPYIADTDHHLGEGDVRFEPASALVAGNDGLDDIRRITAEAPAWLSPGGWLMLEHGYEQGAAVRRLYTESGFASVETRQDYGRRDRYALGRKHHAE; this comes from the coding sequence ATGAGTGACGCGCCTTTATCCTGTGAGGCACTGCTGAAACAAGCCGCTGACGTTATCGGTGGCGATACCCCGCGCCTGGATGCCGAATTATTGCTCAGTGACGTGACCGGATGGTCCCGGACCACCTTCCGGGCCTGGCCTGAGCGTCAAGTGAACGTTGCCGAGGTTGCCCGATTCTGCACCCTGGTGGAGCAACGCTGTGAGGGCCGACCGGTGGCGCACCTGTTGGGCGAACAGGAATTCTGGTCACTGCCACTGAAGGTTAACCCCTGCACACTCATTCCCCGGCCCGATACCGAGTGCCTGGTAGAAGCCGCCTTGGCGCTGGAGTTGCCGGAAAACGCCAAAGTGCTCGATCTGGGCACCGGTACCGGCGCCATCGCGCTGGCGCTGGCCAGTGAACGGCCCGGCTGGCAGGTTTCCGCATCCGATGCCATCACCGAAGCGGTAGAACTGGCCGCGGAAAATGCCACCCGCCTGGGCCTGCCGGTGACGGTGAGGCAGAGCAACTGGTTTGCAGATCTGCCAGCTGGCTGCTTTGATCTGATTGTCTCCAACCCTCCGTACATTGCGGACACGGATCACCATCTGGGCGAAGGAGACGTACGGTTCGAACCGGCGTCGGCCCTTGTTGCCGGCAATGATGGCCTGGATGATATCCGGCGGATCACCGCCGAAGCGCCGGCCTGGCTCTCGCCGGGTGGCTGGCTGATGCTGGAACATGGTTATGAGCAGGGTGCGGCGGTGCGGCGGCTTTACACCGAATCAGGCTTCGCCAGTGTGGAAACCCGCCAGGATTACGGCCGTCGTGATCGCTATGCCCTTGGGAGAAAACACCATGCTGAATGA
- a CDS encoding molybdopterin-synthase adenylyltransferase MoeB, translated as MLNDEELLRYSRQILMPRFDIAGQARLKSARVLVVGAGGLGCPVALYLGAAGVGHLTLADDDSVEVANLQRQIAFEQSDLGESKAERLADRVRRINPEVSVTALPERLEGDELQRQVDSASLVVDCTDNFNTRFALNRACVAARVPLVSGAAIRGEGQLAVYDVRDEASPCYHCLYAEQGNEDLTCSEAGVIGPLVGMIGASQAMEAIKVITGVGKTLTGRLLILDAWQMEWREMKLARDPGCPVCAGRRTGE; from the coding sequence ATGCTGAATGATGAAGAACTGCTGCGCTACAGCCGGCAAATACTGATGCCCCGATTCGACATCGCCGGCCAGGCCAGACTGAAGTCTGCGCGCGTTCTGGTCGTTGGCGCCGGCGGCCTGGGTTGCCCGGTGGCTCTTTACCTCGGCGCTGCGGGTGTTGGCCATCTGACTCTGGCCGACGACGACAGTGTAGAGGTAGCCAACCTGCAGCGTCAGATAGCATTCGAGCAGTCCGATCTTGGCGAGTCCAAAGCTGAGCGTCTGGCTGATCGTGTGCGGCGTATAAACCCGGAGGTGTCAGTAACTGCATTGCCCGAACGACTGGAGGGGGACGAGCTACAGCGTCAGGTTGATTCTGCCAGCCTGGTGGTTGACTGCACGGACAACTTCAATACCCGTTTCGCCCTCAATCGCGCCTGTGTCGCGGCCCGTGTGCCACTGGTTTCTGGCGCGGCTATCCGCGGGGAAGGGCAGTTGGCGGTTTACGATGTGCGTGATGAAGCCAGCCCTTGTTACCACTGTTTGTATGCCGAACAGGGCAATGAAGACCTTACCTGTTCCGAGGCCGGCGTCATTGGTCCATTGGTTGGCATGATTGGCGCTTCCCAAGCCATGGAAGCCATCAAGGTAATCACCGGCGTTGGCAAAACCCTTACGGGCCGGTTGCTGATCCTCGATGCCTGGCAAATGGAATGGCGTGAAATGAAACTGGCAAGAGATCCGGGGTGCCCTGTTTGCGCAGGCCGGCGAACGGGGGAGTAG